One Xyrauchen texanus isolate HMW12.3.18 chromosome 34, RBS_HiC_50CHRs, whole genome shotgun sequence genomic window carries:
- the LOC127627285 gene encoding transforming growth factor beta-1 proprotein-like, which produces MRADCLLLALQCLLGFVQYSGALSTCNPLDLELIKRKRIEAIRGQILSKLRLPKEPEVDEEAEVENIPVELISVYNSTLELIEEQSVDPVLSPVEESTEAEYYAKEVHKFTMKQMEENPEKHLWFNITEMKLTLDQRMITQAELRLRIKEPNIAGSKQRLELYQGTGDTARYLGSHFVSNELANKWLSFDVTKTLNDLLEMTSTSKNQSANIEEEQGFQVKLHCGCDKPKSDFQFKITGLSGIRGDQKELANHVPRPHILVMSLPVERHSHLKSRNKRQAETDGVCSEKSDGCCVRSLYIDFRKDLGWKWIHEPSGYYANYCTGSCSYFWTSENKYSQVLALYRHHNPGASAQPCCVPQVLDPLPILYFVGRQHKVEQLSNMIVKTCKCC; this is translated from the exons ATGAGGGCAGATTGTTTATTACTGGCACTGCAATGCCTGCTTGGATTTGTGCAATATAGTGGAGCCTTATCAACTTGCAATCCTCTAGATTTGGAACTAATAAAAAGAAAGCGCATTGAAGCCATTCGAGGACAGATTCTCAGCAAGTTGCGACTGCCTAAGGAACCAGAAGTGGATGAAGAAGCAGAGGTGGAAAACATTCCTGTAGAACTCATATCAGTCTACAACAGTACGTTGGAGCTTATTGAAGAACAGTCCGTGGATCCTGTACTTTCACCTGTAGAAGAATCTACAGAGGCGGAATACTATGCAAAAGAAGTTCACAAGTTCACAATGAAACAGA TGGAAGAGAACCCAGAAAAGCACTTATGGTTCAACATCACAGAGATGAAGCTCACATTGGATCAGCGCATGATCACCCAGGCAGAGCTCCGTCTGCGCATCAAGGAACCAAATATAGCTGGTTCCAAGCAGAGACTGGAGCTGTACCAGGGCACTGGGGACACGGCTCGCTACCTGGGATCACACTTTGTTTCCAATGAACTGGCCAACAAGTGGCTGTCCTTTGATGTGACTAAGACCTTGAATGACTTGCTGGAGATGACATCTACTTCTAAGAACCAAAGTGCCA ACATAGAGGAGGAACAAGGATTTCAGGTGAAGTTGCACTGTGGTTGTGATAAGCCAAAGTCGGATTTTCAATTCAAAATAACAG GTTTGTCTGGTATAAGAGGTGATCAGAAGGAACTAGCCAACCATGTGCCAAGACCCCACATTttagtgatgtcacttcctgttgagCGCCACAGTCATTTGAAATCTCGCAACAAACGGCAAGCTGAAACAGATGGAGTTTGTTCTGA AAAGTCTGATGGTTGCTGTGTAAGAAGCCTGTATATTGACTTTCGCAAAGACCTGGGCTGGAAGTGGATACATGAACCTTCTGGCTACTATGCCAACTATTGTACTGGCTCTTGCTCTTACTTCTGGACTTCAGAAAATAAGTACTCACAG GTGCTTGCACTATATAGGCATCATAATCCCGGAGCCTCGGCCCAACCTTGCTGTGTACCTCAGGTTCTAGATCCACTGCCCATTCTTTACTTTGTGGGGAGGCAACATAAG GTAGAACAGTTGTCAAATATGATTGTGAAGACCTGCAAGTGTTGCTAA
- the LOC127627373 gene encoding olfactory receptor 6N2-like: MDNRTYFTTYTLMEPKGSKSFRHIYFTCTLLVYALILFVNIWLSVVIVLDRALHEPMYIFLCNLCINYIYGAAGFFPKFLHDLILDLYVIPSYMCALQAFVIYSSAMCDCSTLTIMAYDRHVAICRPFHYHEKFNKCMCGMLLGFCWTLPFIAMFTAVLFSRGLPLCKYHIDKLYCDNWSMVMLSCESTVIHNILGFITLLFYICLAVLISMSYIKLIIACKASLENRRTFLQTCVPHLFSLLNCSIAMVFDFTHSRFSSSNFPESLRTFFALMVIIVPPLFNPVIYGLKLKEVRKRISKSCVNIINH; encoded by the coding sequence ATGGACAACAGGACCTATTTTACCACCTACACTCTGATGGAACCTAAAGGCTCTAAATCATTTAGGCACATATATTTCACATGCACTCTGCTTGTCTATGCACTGATATTGTTTGTTAACATTTGGCTCAGTGTGGTTATTGTCTTGGATAGAGCTCTTCATGAAccaatgtatatttttttgtgtaatttgtgtataaattatatatatggaGCAGCAGGATTCTTTCCTAAATTCCTACATGATTTAATACTGGATTTATATGTGATCCCTTCTTACATGTGTGCTCTCCAAGCTTTTGTGATCTACAGCTCAGCTATGTGTGACTGTAGTACACTGACTATTATGGCATATGATAGACATGTGGCAATATGCAGACCATTTCACTATCATGAAAAGTTTAATAAATGTATGTGCGGCATGTTGCTTGGCTTCTGTTGGACTCTACCATTTATTGCTATGTTCACTGCTGTTCTGTTTTCCAGAGGGTTGCCACTgtgtaaatatcacattgacaaatTATACTGTGATAACTGGTCTATGGTAATGCTCTCATGTGAATCAACGGTCATTCATAACATTTTGGGATtcattactttattattttatatatgtctTGCTGTTTTAATTAGTATGTCCTATATTAAACTTATCATTGCATGTAAAGCATCATTAGAGAACAGAAGGACATTTCTGCAGACATGTGTGCCACATTTGTTTTCACTGTTGAATTGTAGTATTGCTATGGTTTTTGATTTCACACACAGCAGATTTAGCTCAAGCAATTTCCCAGAGAGCCTACGTACTTTTTTTGCATTAATGGTGATTATAGTTCCACCTCTTTTCAATCCTGTAATATATGGCTTAAAACTCAAAGAGGTCCGTAAAAGAATCTCAAAATCATGTGTTAATAtcataaatcattaa